The genome window atatttcaattgacagatttccttatatgaactgtaactcagtcaaatctttgaaattgttgcatgttgcgttttttatatttttgttcagtgtacatgcaTACATAGTCTATCCTTTGACTACAGTATACCAAATATAGGATTTATTGACAAGGTATCTCACTGGCATTGAGACAATTTGGTTTCCCCTGTCTGTCCCCTCGCAGCAAGATGACATCCCTGACGGAGGACGTGCGTCGCAGTGCCATGCTGTGTATCCTGACCGTCCCCTCCACCATGACCAGCCACGACCTCATGAAGTTTGTGGCACCTTTCTATGACGTCATGGAGCACATGAAGATCATACGAGACCCCACCCCTAACCAGTACATGGTGCTGATCAAGTTCAGTAGCCAGGTGAGATGAGTAAGATCATAGAACACTGCGCTTTTGTTGTGTTTTAAGGTCTGCTTATGAACTGTGTAATTATTTActcgggcctctctctctctcaccttcctctCTACCGCCCCCCCCGCTCCAGGCTGACGCAGATAGTTTCTACACAGCGTGTAATGGCCGTACGTTCAACTCCATAGAGGACGCAGTCTGCCAGCTGGTCTATGTGGAGAGAGCCGAGGTCATCAAGTCTGAGCAGGTGCAGTATGTACACTAGTCCCTTTAAAGACCGTCTTAGCAGTGTATCTGCAGGATATGGATTATAATCTTTCTCACCCACCCTCAGGGCGCCAGTCTTCCAGTGATGGAGCTGACAGAGCTCCCTAAGTGTACCGTGTGTCTGGAGAGGATGGATGAGTCAGTGAACGGGGTTCTCACTACACTCTGTAACCACAGCTTCCACAGCCTGTGTCTGCAACGCTGGGAGGACGCCTCGTGAGTACTTCAGCCTGATTCAACTCGTAACTAGGGCCGGGACGTTACCAGTATCGCCATATTTTTTTCCATGGCAAGAATGAAAACGCAAAGCAGACctcactctttggtcctttaagaACCTGCTgtttgtaaaatattgtgtgccatagcttggaaaatacaaaaatgtgactctggatgacaacataatgatgtttgtttccaacattagggctgttttcgtgttttgtttccttgccgggatactaacgagtatcgcgatactggtatcatCTCGGCTCTACTCACAACATGGCCTTGTGTTTCTTtctccatccttcctctctctggcCAGTGAATCATCGTCATGTGCTGCTGTTTTATCCCTGGGTTTTGGATGGGTCCTTTTTTGACACGACATTTGAACAATATGGCATTGTGTTTTAGCATGGGGACAAAAAAAGTGGTAGCTGGTAGTTTTGATGTGTGTTTAAAGGTGTTGACTGTTCTGTTCCAGCTGTCCTGTGTGTCGGTACTGCCAGACCCCAGAGCCTGTAGAGGAGAACAAGTGCTTTGAATGTGGCGTACAGGAAGTAAACATTATTTACATACTAAAACGACATACATTTGCATACCTCTATATGTACTCCTGTCATTTACAGTGGCTATTGGTGTAAAAAAATGAGCACGGCTAATGTTTTCCCTCCTACGCCCCTACCCCTGGTTCATGTTTTCCCTCCTACGCCCCTCCCCCTGGTTCATGTTTTCCCTCCTACGCCCCTCCCCCTGGTTCATGTTTTCCCTCCTACGCCCCTCCCCCTGGTTCATGTTTTCCCTCCTACGCCCCTCCCCCTGGTTCATGTTTTCCCTCCTACGCCCCTCCCCCTGGTTCATGTTTTCCCTCCTACGCCCCTCCCCCTGGTTCATGTTTTCCCTCCTACGCCCCTCCCCCTGGTTCATGTTTTCCCTCCTACGCCCCTCCCCCTGGTTCATGTTTTCCCTCCTACGCCCCTCCCTCTCCAGAACCTGTGGATCTGTCTGATCTGTGGTCATATTGGCTGTGGTCGCTACGTCAGTCGTCATGCCTACAAACACTTTGAAGAGACGCAGCACACGTACGCCATGCAGCTCACTAACCACCGTGTCTGGGACTATGCTGGAGGTACAGCAGACTATGGGGAGTTCAgacttctgtctgtgttttgtaAATGCCAATGTGTATAAACCGCTGTGTGTAGCATTGCAAAGGTGCTTAACTGATTGTGGATGCGTATTGTAGATAACTATGTTCACAGGCTGGTGGCCAGTAAGACTGATGGGAAGATGGTTCAGTACGGGTGTGAAGGAGAAACCTGCCATGAGGAGAAGATAGACGCTCTGCaattagaggtgtgtgtgtgtgtgtgtgtgtttctggttttactatccttgtggggactagaagtcctcacaaggatagtaaaacaaggaaatatCGGACAAAGGGGGACATTTTGCCGGTTCCCACAAGGAAATAGGCTATTTTAGGTGGTCCAAACCTTTTTGGGGGCCcacgaccccattttgatatctgaaaattcTTGTGAACACAACCATGTGGAAAAAAGTATgtaattaacagccaatgttCACTTTTTTTATTTGGGACTATGGCAGTCAATTCGAACAGTATTTCagattgtcttctcaactcaccatcacatacttttaatgtggggctatgacagtcagTTGCAAATGAGTCTGACATACCGTCTCTTATCTCACCGCCACTAATGAGGGGGGTGTGATTGATGCATGTCGAGTCagagcttctcaaagtcagggggcgTGGTCGACAGTTACTCTTACCGTCCTACTCTAAGGGAGACGGCAGGGTGTTCACTCTGACTCAGGAACCAAAACTCCTCCGTAGTGACTCGTGAATGCGTTGTCTGCGGCATTCAGTCACAATGACAGCTCGATCAGCTGTTCGATTTCACTTACCGACATGTTGactgagccaggatcacagtcaaacGCATTGGGAAGTAGGTCACAAAGTGCTCTTCCAAGCATTGGAGGTGAGCAGTCATCACTGGTGTGGGACACTTACTGATGCTGTTTTCTGTTCGAAACCTGCACAGCCGAGGGAAGGGAGCATGGTTCGCTTTTGAAAGACTCTCTAATAAGAATTCTTAGTTTACAATCGAAGTTACCTGCTGCAGTGTATCTCCGCGTTCTGTGCTCAGCTTTTTGTCTGCCAGTTGCTCTCGGTGCATCATACAAtgcgtccatatggcagagggagacacaggCCTGCCAGCCTTCCCGCCATAGATGGAGGTCCATCTGTGAAAAAGCCCACCATTTGATCCCATGGAATCCGTTTTTCGTCAATATAGCCATGCGGCACACTGAACATCCTCTGTGCCCTATTTCATGCTCGGGGATCAtgagacagaacaatatgtccTCGTGAATAGCATCCCCCGAACAAAAGTCAATGCATGGACATCTCGGGCCCTCAAAGCCAACGTCCATTTGGAGAGCGTAAACTGGGGAGTTTGAGTCGTTCAGACAGTTATTTCTCGCTTGCTAGCAATAGCATCAATTCTTAGTTTAACAGTGATATCTGACAAAGGTATCAATGTGATTTTATGTGCCTCTGCCTCCCCACAtattgttttcaccatatcaattgaggccggtaatatcaaagtctttgtaatagtgtgtggtttcatatcCTAGCGGGCCTagccattcaccatgggaatgattcaagcgGCCTTTTCCCATGATCTAAGGGCACGCTGAGTAGCTTTCATTTAGATTCTTaaggttaaccacattacaatgattttgagatactaaGATGATCTAAAGTTTTTTTGGTGTATAATTTTGGAAATTTTCCTTCAACTACACTGTCATATCAGGCAACTGTtagtttgagaaccactggtttaggggttaggttaagtGTTAGGGAAAATccgattttgaatgggaatccgTTTTTTAgttcccacaaggatagtaaaacaagtttgtgtgtgtgacaccCTATTTTTCATTCTAATGTAACAACATCAACTTACAATTTGATGTGTTATATAATATGTCAACAAAAAAATTATGACCTATTGTTAGTTAACACACGCGTTAAAGACGATTTGTCTCCCCCAGAATGATCTTTCCTCTTCCTGCAGTATTCTTACCTGCTAACGAGTCAACTGGAGTCCCAGCGCATTTACTGGGAGAATAAGATAGTTCACCTGGAGAAGGACACAGCGGAGGAGGTAGGTGCCTGATTCAGTGTGGACATGTgttcggagtgtgtgtgtgtgtgtgtgtgtgtgtgtgtgtacgcacgcATCTGTCCAGCTGAATGTCTGGTCCATGTGTGCTTGGTGTGTGCGTACGCTCATgccctgtgtgtgttttttagaTCAACAACATGAAGGCCAAGTTTAAGGAGACCATAGATCGCTGTGATAACCTGGAGCGTCGGCtgggagagctggccaaggacaaaCAGAGCATGGACAAGAAGTAGGTGGAGCCTCTCACACGGCAGCTGTCAATCATCCTGACACAGTAGAATTTTCGAATCAGTAGAATCTGCTTGTGGATTGTAGGTACATAGTCATGCTGTACatcatcattctctctctaaaGTAGttgggagacaggagagaagtTGTTATTGAGAATCTGTGTGTTTTGGTAGCACCATCTACCTGTAGGTGGTAGGTACATATCCATGCTGTATGTcgtacccccccccccaggtgtgGTCAGCTGTCGACCCGTGTGACAAAGCTTGGTCATGAGCTGAAGGAGGAACAGGAAATGAACCGCTGTCTGAGAGCCAATCAGGTTCAACTACAGGCCCAGCTGGCCGAGGAGGAACGCAAGGCGAGAGAGACGGGTGAGTCAGAGGGAGACTAGAGCTCTACTTTGTGGACATAATCTTTATCTGGGAGTGTAATGGATGACAATATTATCTAAATGACAAGTCTCTCCTATCTCCCTCCTCCAGGCGAGCGTAAGGACGGGGTGATAGCCGAGCTCCAGGAGCAGCTGAGAGATGTCATGTTTTACCTGGAGACCCAGCAGCAGATAGAAGGTCTTCCTCCAGAGACCAGGACTGAGATACAGGAAGGAAGCATCAACATCGGCGCAGCAGCCACTCCCGCCCCAGGACCCTCCGCCATAGGCAGAGGCCGCAGGGGGCGGTCCAAAAGGGGGAAGTAGAGAGGACACAACTAGGAAGGGAAGTCGGATGCCGGAAGTGACCCACAAAAATGACATTattgaagtgtgtgtgagtgcgtgcgtgttgGTGcctttgtgtgtgcctgtgtttgtgctTTGAAAAAGGACCCTGGCTCCTTAGACACTATTTGGAGATGAAGGGGTCAGAAGTTAGGTGTATATCTCTGCTTTAAGGCGCCCACTTTGCTGAATTAAAAAATGATTGATTTGAAAGAGGTTTGCTCTTCTCCCTCATTACATAATTTTTTGGGGTTGACCTGCTAGTTTACGTCCTTAAAGAAGGAGAAGAGATTCATGGGAATAAGGAAGTGAGTAAACCGGACAGTAATGATCGAAAGAAAGAAAATAACCCTCATGAAATGTCATGACTCAGTCCTATAGTGAGAATGGGGTTTCTGCTgggtttttttcttcattttgatcATTTTAACGTGTCAGAACTGAAGATCCGAGATTTAAGTCAAGCGCTGAAATGTTTAATTTCTCAATTTACGAATGACCTGTGTCAGATTTATAGACTGGCACAGGATTATGTGGCTGATGCTTTGGCATTCCTACACAGCTGAGATGTGCATCTGTACAATCTAGAATATATAATACCAGGGTTTAACATCAAGGGTTGCCCTATTTCCTTGGGCAAGTGACTTTAGCAGTCACGCAAGTTGAGCCTGCACTGAGGTTTCCCCATTGGGCAGgtgatattatttatttttttgatgtGTGAAAATAACCAAACTGCAAATAATTCCAGTAGCCTAAAACTGATCTTTCTGGTTTCTCCCGATTTGTTTAAGTGAAAGACAGACAATTTATTGCATTTATAGTCAGGCAAGTTTAGCCAGCCTCGTATTTTTTGAAAAGACAAAAAATTCAAGTACTGATCTTTCTGATTTCCCCCCCTATGTGTAGGGGAAAGGCAGGCAATACATGGCACTTCTGCATGTAAATAGCAAACAAAAACATTTGGGGCAAGTAATAAGAATCTTCGGACAAGTGCCTAGCAGATTTTTATGTAAATCCCTGTAATGCAGTACAATACTCTTCAAATAGTCTACATCAGTTTCACTCCTGTTTCCATGCACCTAGCTGTATGTATGCGACCACCATATTCTCACCAACAACCCACCTCAGTCAAGCATGAAATAGCACTCTATTGCCTCTATACTGACCATTATCAGCTGTTTGTGTTCCTTGTTTAcgttcctgtgtgtttgtgttgcattGCTAAAAgccttccagtatgttctgttcaggcACAGCTTTCCACTATAGTTTAGCATCAATATTGTTAAAGCATGGTATCCAGGTCAACATAGACATTCAAATGGTACACAGCTGCATACCACCTTTTATTTTAGCCAACTTTCAGCAGATTAAGTTTTCACTGTGTTTTGTATTCATGTTGTTAAGCTCTCAATAAATGATCTTACCATTTGTACTCTGCGTGAGGGTGTTTGTTCAGTAATGTGCAGTTCTACCTCAGTTGAGTATTGAATGCTGTTGCTTTAAGTAGGTTGTTAGGGAACAAAATTAAACTTTGGTTCTGGTGTTATTTGTATTCCATGTTATAGAGAAGAACATATATGATATACGTTATTGTCCCTGAGGGGAAATTTGACTTGGACAATAGAGCAGCACTCTATCTTCCACACACTGAGTttccaaaacattaggaacactttcctaatattgagttgcacccctttttgccctcagaacagcctcaattagtttGGGCACGGACGCTATAAGGTGTCAAGCATTCCACTCCAATGCTTCCCTCAGTTGTGTTAAgtcggctggatgtcctttggatggtggaccattcctgaCACGCAAggtaaactgttgagtgtgaaaacccagcagtgttgtagttcttgacacacaaaccggtgcacctactaccataccccgttcaaaggcacttaaatattttgtcttgcccattcaccctctgaatggcacacacacacaatccatgtctcaaggcttaaaaatgattctttaacatgtctcctccccttcatctacattgatttgaagtggatttaacaagtgacatcaataagggatcatatctttcacctggtcagtctatgtcatggaaagagcaagagttcttaatgttttgtacactcagtgtagcgacccactatatatacaaaagtatgtggataccattcaaatgagtggattctgctatttcagccacacccgtttctgacaggtgtatcaaatcgcgcacacagccatacaatctccatagacaaactggcagttgaatggccttaccgaagagctcagtgacttttaacacGGCActgtcacaggatgccaccttttcaagtcagtttgtcaaatttctgccttgctagagctgctccggtcaactgtaagagctgttattgtgaagaggaACCTTCTAGAAACAACatctcagctgtgaagtggtaggccacacaaacacaGAATGGGACCGTTGAGTGGTAAAGCGCAtaacgcgtaaaaatcgtctgtcctcagttgcagcactcactatcgagttccaaactgcctctggaagccatCTCAGgacaataactgttagtcgggagcttcatgaaatgggtttccatggccaagcagcaagcctaagatcaccatgcacaatgccaagcatcagctagagtggtgtaaagctcgcagccattggactctggagcagtggaaatgcattctctggactgatgaatcacacttcatccctcctctcccctctcatcctgtcttatcctctcccctctcatcgtgtcttatcctctcctctcccctctcatcctgtcttatcctctcctctcccctctcatcctgtcttatcctctccccctctcatcctgtcttatcctctcctctccccctctcatttgTAATGTGATAACGTTGCTAGAAGGATTTCTCTTCCAACAAACACTGTTTTATTTCATGCATCAAGAGAGGGagacaaccagccagccagtcgccTTTTTCTGTTACCACTTACACCACcattacatcacacacacatcgtCACAATCCCCAGTCTTGATCTTCTGCTCTGTGTGTTCCTCTGAGTCATCAGTCTttcatcctctgtttggaccgtgtacctacagacacaccctGCGAGTGTGTACATCACTACAAGCAACCATAACACCATTAATAGTTCAACATCACTGGTACACACTCTCTGAAGGCTTGccaagatggtgtgtgtgtgtttgattggtgGAGGAGTGGAAAGTGGGGTGTAAAATACACCGCTGGAGGAGAGAGCAAGAacgagcgcaagagagagagagaaagagagcgagagagagagaaggaacctGAGTGATCTGCAGTGAGAAAAGTTATTTTGTCTCTGTCAGTGCAGTATCTGACTGTCACAgtaatacactataaatacaaaagtatgtggacaccccttcatattagTGGATGCTCCTATTTCAGCCACAGccgttgctaacaggtgtatcaaatcgagcacacagccatgcaatctccatagacaaacattggcagttgaaTGGCCTTCCTGAAAAGCTCAGAGACTTTCAACGTAGCACCATCATAGGGTaccaactttccaacaagtcagttgtaaaatgtctgccctgctagagctgccccggtcaactgtaagtgctgttattgtgaagtggaaacgtctaggagcaacaaggaGCAAAATTGTCTATccacggttgcaacactcactaccgagttcctaattgcctctagaagcaacgtcagcacaataactgtttgttgggagcttcatgaaatggatttccatggccaagcagccgcatacaagcctaagatcaccatgcacaatgccaagctttgggtggagtggtgtaaagctcgccgccattggactctggagcagtggaaatgcattctctggagtgacgaatcacacgttaccatctggcagtccgacggacgaatctgggtttggcggatgccaggagaacgctacctgccccaatgcatagtgccaactgtaaagtttggtgaagaaggaataatggtctggggctgtttatcatggttcgggttagggcccttagttccagcgaaggtaaatcttaacgctacagcatacaatgacattctagacaattctgcttccaactttgtggcaacagtttggggaaggtccattcctgtttcagaatgacaatgccccgtgcacaaagcgaggtccatacagaaatggtttgtcgagattggtgtggaagaacttgactggcctgcacagagccccagacctcaaccccattgaacacctttgggatgaattggaacaccgactgcgagccaggcctaatcgcccaacatcagtgcccgacctcttgtagctgaatagaagcaagtctctgcagcaatgttccagcatctagtggaaaaccttcccagaagagtggaggaggttatagcagaaaaggggggaagcaactccatattaatgcccatgattttagaatgagatgttcgacgatcaggtgtccgcatacttttgttcatgtagtgtaaATACATAGGATCATTTGAGAATAAGTCCCCATCATACTCCCCACCAACCAAAAATGTTCATAAGTTCATGTCAGAACACAAAACACTATTTTATGAGGATATGACTTACCATTGCTGAGATATCTTAGTTTCAAGTTATCGCAATGGTCAAAAAGGTCGCAAAACAGGTACATGTTATTCCAAATCACCTTCCAgttgtacactaccattcaaaatgttggggtcacttagaaatgtcattgtttttgaaagaaaagcaaattttattcattaaaataacatcaaattgatcagaaatacagtgtagacattgttaatgttgtaaattactattgtagctggaaacagcagattttttatggaatatctacatgggcgtacagaggaccattatcagcaaccatcactcctgtgttccaatggcacgttgtgttagctaatccaagtttgtcattttaaaaggctaattgatcattagaaaaccctttggcaattatgttagcacagctgaaaattgttgttctgattaagaaagcaataaaactgcccttttgactagttgagtatctggagcatcagcatttgtgggttcgattacaggctcaaaatggccagaaacaaagaaatttcttctgaaactcatcagtctattcttgttctgagaaatgaaggctattccatgcgagaaattgccaagaaactgaagatttcgtacaacgctgtgtactactcccttcacagaacagcgcaaactggctctaaccagaatagagaggagtgggaggccccggtgcacaactgagcaagaggacaagtacatttgatgtctagtttgagaaacagatgcctcacaagtccacaACTGGCaggttcattaaatagtacccgcaaaacaccagtctcaacatcaacagtgaagaggcgactccgggatgctggccttctaggcagagttgtaaagaaaaagccatatctcagactggccaataagaagaaaatattaagaggggcaaaagaacacagacactggacagaggaactctgcctagaaggccagcatcccggagtcacctcttcactgttgacgctgagattggtgttttgcgtgtactatttaatgaagctgtatgtatcagctgtatgtgaccagatgAAAAAatatttccaagccaaaccatatcatgcTACACAcaacctacatcgttgtcaccatattagctaaagtaacatcatagtcaacatagctgtcacgacacctacggaaggtggcgcccctcctcgcccgggcggtgctcggcggtcgtcgtcgccggcctactagctgccatcgatttatgtttcacgttctgttaggcctaggttagttgcgcacctgttttgtgttagttgttagtggggaggggtatttaggctagttagttaggtttgttgtttgtgcgggattgttcgttggtCAGGGTGTGTTCGTTACGAGGTTCTGTATTTTTGGAGTTACGCTATtccttttgggctgcgtccctggttaCGTTCTTTTAAGGGTGGTGCCTTTCTTTTTGCACACCTTGCACTCCATACCTTTGCATATTTTCCGTGTGGATATTTTATTAAATTCATTCACGGAatctttctgtctcctgcgcctgactcttctgaatccacaagccacccattgtgacagaatcccgcaccatcatggagtcagcaggaacgTCAACACCAGCCCCGTCCATAGAGGAGCGGATCGATCAacactccaccctcctccaccgtcTGGGT of Salmo salar chromosome ssa01, Ssal_v3.1, whole genome shotgun sequence contains these proteins:
- the LOC106562673 gene encoding BRCA1-associated protein, yielding MSVSLVVIRLELADQSLSPRNFQYTAAEDMSEEDLQEKALGSARLSLSGKTELERAAVLHQHIGSRAMGDMVIETIAPNPDKGNVEQTGAEGEEGGGACPLENQPGERDPNEGTTEDSANGTETAPDSPSKHLPDQISFFSGNPSVEIVHGIMHLYKTNKMTSLTEDVRRSAMLCILTVPSTMTSHDLMKFVAPFYDVMEHMKIIRDPTPNQYMVLIKFSSQADADSFYTACNGRTFNSIEDAVCQLVYVERAEVIKSEQGASLPVMELTELPKCTVCLERMDESVNGVLTTLCNHSFHSLCLQRWEDASCPVCRYCQTPEPVEENKCFECGVQENLWICLICGHIGCGRYVSRHAYKHFEETQHTYAMQLTNHRVWDYAGDNYVHRLVASKTDGKMVQYGCEGETCHEEKIDALQLEYSYLLTSQLESQRIYWENKIVHLEKDTAEEINNMKAKFKETIDRCDNLERRLGELAKDKQSMDKKCGQLSTRVTKLGHELKEEQEMNRCLRANQVQLQAQLAEEERKARETGERKDGVIAELQEQLRDVMFYLETQQQIEGLPPETRTEIQEGSINIGAAATPAPGPSAIGRGRRGRSKRGK